In Humulus lupulus chromosome 6, drHumLupu1.1, whole genome shotgun sequence, a single genomic region encodes these proteins:
- the LOC133782005 gene encoding serine/arginine-rich splicing factor SC35, whose amino-acid sequence MSHFGRSGPPDISDTYSLLVLNITFRTTADDLFPLFDKYGKVVDIFIPRDRRTGESRGFAFVRYKYADEAHKAVDRLDGRVVDGREITVQFAKYGPNAERIHKGRISEVSPRSSYRSRSRSPRRRNRDDCRDRDYRRRSRSRSYDRYERDRYNRRDVDYHSRRRSRSTSSDNSRRVRDHYEGEGQSRSRSRSRSVDSASPARRSLRPERSLSPRRIPSPSGESLDGQRRRGKSSSRSVSP is encoded by the exons ATGTCTCACTTCGGTAGGTCTGGTCCTCCTGACATCTCTGACACCTACTCTCTTCTCGTCCTCAATATTACCTTCC GTACCACGGCTGATGATCTATTTCCACTTTTCGACAAGTACGGAAAGGTTGTCGACATCTTCATCCCCAGAGATCGAAG GACTGGAGAGTCGAGGGGTTTTGCGTTTGTGCGCTACAAGTATGCAGACGAGGCACATAAGGCAGTTGATAGGCTTGATG GAAGAGTTGTTGATGGCCGAGAGATAACAGTTCAGTTTGCTAAATATGGACCCAATGCAGAGAGGAT TCATAAAGGAAGGATTAGTGAAGTCTCTCCAAGATCAAGCTACAGATCAAGAAGTCGCAGTCCTAGGAGAAG GAATCGGGATGACTGCAGAGACCGAGACTATCGGAGGAGAAGCCGCAGTAGAAGTTATGATAGATATGAGCGTGACCGTTACAATAGGAGGGACGTGGATTATCATAGTCGAAGGAGAAGCAGGAGTACTAGTTCTGATAATAGCAGAAGGGTAAGGGACCACTATGAAGGTGAAGGACAGAGTCGGAGTCGAAGTCGATCCCGATCTGTTGACAG TGCCTCTCCAGCACGGCGTAGTCTTAGACCTGAAAGAAGTCTTTCCCCGCGAAGAATTCCATCACCAAGTGGTGAAAGCCTAGATGGACAGAGAAGGAGGGGAAAATCTTCTTCTCGGAGTGTGTCTCCTTGA